One stretch of Gavia stellata isolate bGavSte3 chromosome 25, bGavSte3.hap2, whole genome shotgun sequence DNA includes these proteins:
- the LOC104258534 gene encoding C-C motif chemokine 4: MKVFAAIFALLLIAASCSQTFSGPVGPDFPICCLSYTHHKLPQKLILRYYRTSTSCTLPAIVFITKKGRQVCANPSDTWVQSHLQNLKQN, from the exons ATGAAGGTCTTTGCAGCCATTTTTGCTCTTCTCCTCATTGCAGCGTCTTGCTCCCAAACTTTCTCTGGCCCAG TTGGACCTGACTTCCCAATCTGCTGCTTATCTTACACACACCACAAGCTCCCGCAGAAGCTCATCCTGCGTTATTACAGGACCAGCACCAGTTGCACACTGCCAGCCATCGT GTTCATCACAAAGAAAGGCCGCCAGGTCTGCGCCAATCCCAGTGACACCTGGGTTCAAAGTCACCTGCAAAACTTGAAGCAGAACTGA